The following is a genomic window from Micrococcus cohnii.
GGTGCTCGGCGTCGACCGCGGCGCCGCCGTGGCGGCCGTGCTGCGCGGTGACGCCCAGAGCGCGGCGCACGCCCGGGCCTTCGACCGCCTCGTCGACCGCCGGGCCCAGCGTGAGCCGCTGCAGCACCTCACCGGCGTCGCGGACTTCCACCGGGTGCGACTGCGGGTCGGCCCCGGTGTCTTCGTGCCCCGGCCGGAGACGGAGCTGCTCGTCGACGCGGTCCTGAGCGCGGTCGAGTCCCGTGAGGCGCCTCGGATCGCGGATTTGTGCACCGGATCGGGGGCGCTCGCCGCCGCGATCGCCGAGGCCCGACGTCGTGCGGGCCGTCCGGCGCAGGTGCACGCCGTCGAGCTCGATCCGGTGGCGCATGCCTGGGCCCGAGAGAACCTGGAGCCGCTCGGGGTGCACCTGGTCCTGGCCGACGCGGCCGACTGCTGGACCCACCTGCGTGCAGACTTCGACGCGGTGGTGGCCAATCCGCCCTATGTGCCCGCCGGCCAGGTTCCCGATCAGACCGAGGCACGAGCCGACCCGGAGATCGCGCTCTACGGCGGCGACGTCAGCGGCACACGGATTCCGCTGCGCATCGCGGCGGCGGCCTCCCGGCTGCTGCGCCCGGGCGGATTCTTCGCCATGGAACACGACGAGTCACACGCCGAGTCACTGCTCGCGTCGTTGCAGGTCACCGGGGACTGGTCGGGGCTTCGAGGTCACGAGGACCTGGCCGGGCGCCCGCGTTTCGTGACGGCGACCCGTGCGGCGACGACCAGTCGGGTCGGGGAGTGGAACAATGGCCCCCGTGACTGAGCTGATCGACGTGACCCAGACCGACTCCCTGTCCGATGCCGTCGAGCGTGCCCACGAGGCGGTGGGCCGGCGCGAGTGCGTCGTGCTCCCCACGGACACCGTCTACGGCATCGGCGCGGACGCGTTCTCGCCGCAGGCCGTCGCCGTGCTGCTTGCGGCCAAGGGCCGCGGTCGGACGATGCCCCCGCCGGTGCTCATCGGCGATCGCCGCGTCATGGACGGGTTGGCCATCGAGGTTCCGGCCGAAGCGGAGAAGCTCGCCGAACGGCACTGGCCCGGCGCGCTCACCCTGATCCTGAAGTCCCAGCCCACCCTGACGTGGGATTTGGGGGAGACCCGCGGCACCGTCGCTCTGCGCGTGCCGGACGACGCGATCGCTCGCGAGCTGCTCTACACGACCGGCCCGTTGGCGGTGTCCTCGGCGAACCGCACGGGGATGGAGGCGGCCACGACGGCTGAGCAGGCCCGCGAGATGCTCGGGGAGTCCGTGTCGGTCTACCTCGACGGCGGACCCCGCACCGAGGGTGCGCCCTCCACGATCGTGGACTGCACCGTGACCCCGTTCCGGGTGGCCCGCCAGGGTGCGATCTCCCTCGAGGTGCTGCGCGAGACCGTCCCGGACCTCGTCGCCGAGGGCGAGGAGGCGCCCGTGCCGGCTGAACGCCTGCTGCAGGAGGATGACGAGCGGCCGCAGTCTGCTGACGCCGCTCAGGGTGCGCACGCCGTAGGCGACGCCGCGCCCGAGGCTGACAGCACCCCGTCGTCGGAGTCGGCCGAGCCGCGCGGCTGAGGCGCCGCCCCGCGT
Proteins encoded in this region:
- the prmC gene encoding peptide chain release factor N(5)-glutamine methyltransferase, whose amino-acid sequence is MSGTPDWSRAVRSATTRLAAAGVSSPRVDAELLAAQVLGVDRGAAVAAVLRGDAQSAAHARAFDRLVDRRAQREPLQHLTGVADFHRVRLRVGPGVFVPRPETELLVDAVLSAVESREAPRIADLCTGSGALAAAIAEARRRAGRPAQVHAVELDPVAHAWARENLEPLGVHLVLADAADCWTHLRADFDAVVANPPYVPAGQVPDQTEARADPEIALYGGDVSGTRIPLRIAAAASRLLRPGGFFAMEHDESHAESLLASLQVTGDWSGLRGHEDLAGRPRFVTATRAATTSRVGEWNNGPRD
- a CDS encoding L-threonylcarbamoyladenylate synthase gives rise to the protein MAPVTELIDVTQTDSLSDAVERAHEAVGRRECVVLPTDTVYGIGADAFSPQAVAVLLAAKGRGRTMPPPVLIGDRRVMDGLAIEVPAEAEKLAERHWPGALTLILKSQPTLTWDLGETRGTVALRVPDDAIARELLYTTGPLAVSSANRTGMEAATTAEQAREMLGESVSVYLDGGPRTEGAPSTIVDCTVTPFRVARQGAISLEVLRETVPDLVAEGEEAPVPAERLLQEDDERPQSADAAQGAHAVGDAAPEADSTPSSESAEPRG